The proteins below are encoded in one region of Acidobacteriota bacterium:
- the hypE gene encoding hydrogenase expression/formation protein HypE, whose protein sequence is MKGPEKVLLAHGGGGRLTRRLVEELFLPALRNPHLETLTDAAVLPEMPPGRPALSTDAFVVDPPVFSGGDLGYLSICGTVNDLAMCGARPLWLTWALILEEGADGDLLETCVRGAAGAAEAAGVTVVAGDTKVVPRGKGDGLFAVTAGLGVVPPGRDLSDAHIEPGDAVLVSGPIGDHGATVLAHRHQLSAPGLRSDCAPLADMVETLLGSESAVKALHDPTRGGVVTVCHEVADRCGAKVVLREEALPVRREVAGVCDLLGLDPLALACEGRALAWVAAGDAEKALEALRSHPLGAESAIIGWMEEATSGAPPVVMKTRVGGERPLDLLSGLDLPRIC, encoded by the coding sequence ATGAAGGGCCCCGAGAAGGTCCTGCTGGCGCACGGTGGCGGTGGCCGCCTGACCCGCAGGCTGGTCGAGGAGCTCTTTCTGCCGGCCCTCCGAAATCCACATCTCGAGACGCTGACGGATGCTGCCGTTCTGCCGGAAATGCCGCCCGGGCGGCCGGCGCTCTCGACCGACGCGTTCGTGGTGGATCCGCCGGTGTTCTCTGGCGGCGATCTGGGCTACCTCAGCATTTGCGGCACCGTCAACGATCTCGCGATGTGCGGAGCGCGGCCGTTGTGGCTGACCTGGGCGTTGATTCTCGAAGAGGGGGCCGACGGCGACCTCCTCGAGACCTGCGTGCGCGGCGCTGCTGGCGCTGCGGAGGCCGCTGGAGTAACAGTCGTGGCCGGAGACACCAAGGTCGTGCCGCGGGGAAAGGGCGATGGGCTCTTCGCGGTCACTGCCGGCCTCGGGGTGGTCCCACCGGGCCGGGATTTGTCGGACGCGCATATCGAGCCGGGGGACGCCGTCCTCGTGTCGGGGCCGATCGGTGATCACGGGGCGACCGTGTTGGCCCACCGCCACCAGCTGTCGGCTCCGGGCCTGAGGTCTGACTGCGCGCCTCTGGCCGACATGGTCGAGACGTTACTGGGGAGCGAATCGGCGGTCAAGGCGTTACACGATCCGACCCGTGGCGGCGTGGTGACCGTGTGCCACGAGGTCGCCGACAGGTGTGGCGCCAAGGTGGTGCTCCGGGAGGAGGCGCTGCCGGTGCGCAGGGAGGTGGCCGGGGTCTGCGACCTCCTGGGCCTCGACCCGCTCGCCCTTGCCTGCGAAGGCCGGGCGCTGGCGTGGGTCGCGGCGGGTGACGCGGAAAAGGCGCTCGAAGCCCTGCGGTCGCACCCATTGGGTGCGGAATCTGCGATCATAGGGTGGATGGAAGAAGCGACCAGTGGAGCCCCGCCAGTTGTGATGAAGACACGGGTCGGTGGAGAGCGGCCCCTTGACCTGCTTTCCGGTCTCGATCTGCCAAGGATCTGCTGA
- the hypD gene encoding hydrogenase formation protein HypD has translation MSSNLYKDPAAMAGILDELRREAAKLDRGVTLMEVCGTHTHSVAGAGLRRLMPDKVRLISGPGCPVCVTPVDYLDRALALASLPETIVCTFGDLMRVPSSTVSLERARAEGASVEIVYSPRDALDLARAHPDQRVIFLAVGFETTTPTIAGALSEAEEEGVPNFLLLPGNKTMPQVMRVLVDDPELDVDGFLLPGHVSVITGWKLFEFLAEDFDVSGVVAGFMPTDVVQGVLALVRQAVEGRAEIGNVYGRVVTAEGNLRARELVDCFFEPSDETWRGFGVVPGSGLGLRSEFDHRNAALIEVAVSEPAEPVGCRCGEVLRGVIDPPECPLFDSGCDPDTPVGACMVSSEGTCAAWYRHERWAEEAGP, from the coding sequence ATGAGCTCCAATCTCTATAAGGACCCGGCAGCGATGGCCGGGATCCTGGATGAGCTTCGCCGGGAGGCGGCGAAGCTCGATCGCGGCGTGACTCTGATGGAGGTCTGCGGCACCCACACCCACAGCGTCGCGGGCGCCGGTTTGCGGCGCCTGATGCCCGACAAGGTTCGGTTGATCTCGGGTCCCGGATGCCCGGTGTGTGTGACCCCGGTCGACTACCTCGATCGAGCGCTGGCTCTCGCATCGCTCCCCGAAACCATCGTTTGCACGTTCGGGGATCTCATGAGAGTGCCGTCGAGCACGGTCAGCCTGGAGCGAGCGCGAGCCGAAGGTGCGAGCGTCGAAATCGTGTACTCCCCGCGCGATGCGCTCGATTTGGCGCGAGCGCATCCGGATCAACGGGTGATCTTCCTGGCCGTCGGGTTCGAAACGACCACCCCGACGATCGCCGGGGCGCTCTCCGAGGCCGAGGAGGAGGGTGTCCCGAACTTCCTGCTGTTGCCCGGCAACAAGACCATGCCCCAGGTGATGCGGGTGCTGGTCGACGATCCGGAGCTCGATGTCGACGGCTTCCTTTTGCCGGGCCACGTCTCGGTCATTACCGGCTGGAAGCTCTTCGAGTTCCTGGCCGAGGATTTCGATGTGTCCGGCGTGGTGGCCGGTTTCATGCCGACCGACGTTGTCCAGGGGGTGTTGGCCCTGGTTCGTCAGGCGGTCGAGGGGCGGGCCGAGATCGGCAACGTTTACGGACGGGTGGTGACGGCGGAAGGCAACCTCAGGGCGCGCGAGCTCGTCGACTGCTTCTTCGAGCCGTCCGACGAAACGTGGCGCGGTTTCGGCGTCGTGCCGGGGTCGGGGCTCGGCCTGCGGTCCGAGTTCGATCATCGGAACGCGGCTCTGATCGAGGTGGCGGTTTCGGAGCCGGCCGAACCGGTCGGTTGTCGCTGCGGAGAGGTCCTACGGGGGGTGATCGACCCCCCGGAGTGCCCGCTCTTCGATTCCGGCTGTGATCCAGACACCCCGGTCGGCGCCTGCATGGTGTCGTCGGAGGGAACCTGTGCGGCGTGGTACCGCCACGAACGGTGGGCCGAGGAAGCCGGTCCATGA
- a CDS encoding HypC/HybG/HupF family hydrogenase formation chaperone, protein MCLAIPMVLVERNEFEGVAEIDGVQRRISVMYVPEAEVGDYVLVHAGFAIGQVDADEAAKTLEMLREYSDAMAEL, encoded by the coding sequence ATGTGTCTCGCCATTCCGATGGTGTTGGTCGAGCGGAACGAGTTCGAGGGTGTGGCCGAAATCGACGGCGTGCAGCGGCGGATTTCGGTAATGTACGTGCCGGAAGCCGAGGTTGGAGACTACGTTCTCGTTCACGCGGGGTTCGCGATCGGCCAGGTGGATGCCGACGAGGCGGCGAAGACCCTCGAAATGCTCCGCGAGTACTCCGACGCCATGGCGGAGCTATGA
- the hypF gene encoding carbamoyltransferase HypF encodes MKKAAPIRVQIRWRGTVQGVGFRPVIHRIASSLGLSGWVINDPQGATAEIEGPAEVVEAFFDRVPTELPPLARLDRVERDEIEPLGEADFEVRTSTLGQREGALVPPDAVLCSDCRREMEDPEDRRYRYPFTTCTNCGPRFTLIRSLPYDRERTSMACFPLCTGCEKEYTDPGDRRFHAEPVACPICGPRLWIADECGQQIEGAEDPIARAREALLDGRIVAVKGLGGFQLACRADSTEAVNRLRRRKKRFGKPFAVMVRSLEVAEQTVVLDDAARELLESPRAPIVLAPRRGESAVSVEVAPGLEDLGVMLPTTPLHVELLRDPKMPPLVMTSGNLSEEPLRRGNREAIEGLAGIADCFLLHDRDVVRRLDDSVVRTSDRGPRLVRRARGWVPEPLPLPVSSPSVIVATGGHLQVTGCVAQSDQAFLSQHVGDLDSVPAREFLAEVLEGLLEFLEVEPEAVVADAHPDYPSSWMAREIADRCGVDVLPVQHHVAHVAAVLAEHERFPDVGDACLGIALDGTGWGPDGTAWGGEWLLLDGELRWSRPGHLDPLPLIGGEAAVREPWRVAVAALAGAGEERMIESTPMTAQIEKDHLTTMIRLASNRQWPLASGAGRVFEAAGALLGVGEVNRWEGEAAARLEALASRQSGDPEIWNDVTIEEREGIPVIPSSRLLVETARRAAEGEPSSTIAAGFHNTFSRLAAELTERVAGERRGIVALGGGCAVNRILCRTLSRDLEARGFEVLLPRNVPPGDGGLSYGQAVIAAVAAARGVKPTQTSERFQQVKSRK; translated from the coding sequence GTGAAGAAGGCCGCACCAATCCGGGTACAGATAAGGTGGCGCGGCACCGTCCAGGGCGTCGGCTTCCGGCCGGTGATTCACCGCATCGCGAGCTCCCTCGGCCTTTCCGGCTGGGTGATCAACGATCCACAGGGGGCGACCGCCGAGATCGAAGGCCCGGCGGAGGTCGTCGAGGCGTTCTTCGACCGTGTGCCGACAGAGCTGCCGCCGCTGGCCAGGCTCGACAGGGTCGAACGAGACGAGATCGAGCCCCTCGGTGAAGCAGATTTCGAGGTTCGCACCTCAACCCTGGGGCAGAGAGAAGGAGCACTGGTACCACCGGATGCCGTCCTCTGCAGTGACTGTCGACGAGAAATGGAGGACCCCGAGGACCGCCGATATCGATACCCGTTCACCACCTGCACCAACTGCGGACCGAGGTTCACGCTGATTCGCTCGCTACCGTACGACCGGGAGCGGACTTCGATGGCCTGCTTCCCTTTGTGCACCGGTTGTGAGAAGGAGTACACCGACCCGGGTGACCGGCGCTTTCACGCCGAACCGGTGGCCTGCCCGATCTGCGGCCCTCGACTCTGGATTGCCGACGAGTGTGGTCAGCAGATCGAGGGTGCCGAGGATCCGATCGCGAGGGCCCGCGAGGCGCTACTGGACGGGCGAATCGTGGCAGTCAAGGGTCTGGGCGGTTTTCAGCTCGCCTGTCGCGCCGATTCCACGGAGGCGGTGAACCGGCTTCGGCGGCGGAAGAAACGCTTCGGTAAACCGTTCGCGGTCATGGTGCGAAGCCTCGAAGTAGCCGAGCAGACGGTGGTACTGGACGATGCCGCCAGGGAGCTGCTCGAATCGCCCAGGGCGCCCATCGTGCTCGCCCCGCGGCGAGGTGAATCGGCAGTGTCTGTTGAAGTGGCACCGGGGCTCGAGGATCTGGGTGTCATGCTGCCGACCACGCCTCTCCACGTCGAGCTCCTGAGAGACCCGAAAATGCCGCCACTGGTGATGACCTCCGGAAACTTGTCGGAGGAGCCGCTGAGGCGTGGGAATCGCGAAGCCATCGAGGGCCTCGCTGGTATCGCAGACTGTTTCCTCCTGCACGACCGCGATGTCGTGCGGCGCCTCGACGATTCGGTGGTGCGGACCTCGGACCGGGGCCCGAGGCTCGTGCGTCGAGCCCGCGGCTGGGTGCCCGAGCCTCTGCCGTTGCCGGTTTCGTCGCCGTCGGTGATCGTAGCGACCGGCGGACATTTGCAGGTGACCGGGTGCGTCGCCCAGTCCGATCAGGCCTTTCTCTCGCAGCACGTGGGAGACCTCGACTCGGTTCCGGCGCGTGAGTTCCTGGCCGAGGTGCTCGAGGGCCTGCTCGAATTCCTCGAGGTCGAGCCCGAAGCGGTGGTCGCCGACGCACACCCCGACTATCCGAGTTCCTGGATGGCAAGAGAAATCGCTGACAGATGTGGGGTGGATGTGCTGCCGGTGCAGCACCATGTCGCCCACGTGGCGGCTGTACTGGCCGAGCATGAACGCTTCCCCGACGTCGGTGATGCCTGCCTCGGAATCGCTCTCGATGGCACCGGGTGGGGGCCAGACGGCACCGCCTGGGGCGGCGAGTGGCTGTTACTCGACGGTGAGCTCCGGTGGAGCCGGCCGGGCCACCTCGATCCTCTGCCCCTGATCGGCGGAGAGGCGGCGGTGCGCGAACCGTGGCGAGTGGCTGTCGCGGCCCTGGCGGGTGCCGGTGAAGAGCGGATGATCGAGTCGACACCGATGACGGCGCAGATCGAAAAGGATCACCTGACGACGATGATACGGCTCGCTTCGAATCGGCAATGGCCGCTGGCGTCCGGCGCCGGCAGGGTCTTCGAAGCGGCGGGTGCTCTCCTTGGCGTCGGCGAGGTCAACCGGTGGGAGGGGGAGGCCGCGGCGCGGCTCGAAGCGCTGGCGTCGCGGCAGAGCGGCGACCCGGAGATCTGGAACGATGTCACCATCGAAGAACGGGAAGGAATTCCGGTCATTCCGTCATCCAGATTGCTGGTTGAAACGGCACGTCGCGCGGCGGAAGGAGAACCATCGTCCACGATTGCCGCCGGCTTCCACAACACCTTCAGTCGCCTCGCCGCGGAGCTCACCGAGCGAGTGGCCGGCGAACGACGTGGAATCGTTGCCCTCGGAGGTGGCTGTGCGGTGAATCGCATTCTCTGTCGAACGCTTTCCCGGGATCTGGAAGCGCGGGGATTCGAGGTTCTGCTTCCGCGAAACGTCCCACCCGGGGACGGTGGCCTGTCGTACGGGCAGGCGGTGATCGCCGCAGTTGCTGCCGCGCGTGGGGTGAAGCCGACTCAAACAAGCGAGAGATTTCAACAGGTAAAAAGCAGGAAGTGA
- the hypB gene encoding hydrogenase nickel incorporation protein HypB, translating into MKKVVTVKRRALAANEQRAEELRARFSDSGTLVANLISSPGSGKTTLLEATVRALDGELTTAVIEGDVATENDADRIRALGVPAHQILTGGGCHLDARQIETGIEDADFPEVDILFIENVGNLICPTTYDLGEDFKVVLLSVAEGDDKPVKYPAIFARAEVAVITKSDLLPHVPFDLASVRSQISSLNPKGTVLVTSSLAGDGLDGWLELLRARLAAKRQARG; encoded by the coding sequence ATGAAAAAGGTGGTAACCGTCAAACGTCGCGCCCTCGCAGCGAACGAGCAACGTGCCGAGGAGCTGAGGGCCAGGTTTTCCGACTCGGGGACCCTGGTGGCCAACCTAATCTCCTCACCGGGGTCGGGCAAGACGACCCTGCTCGAGGCGACCGTTCGAGCGCTCGACGGCGAGCTCACGACAGCGGTGATCGAGGGTGACGTCGCCACCGAGAACGACGCCGACCGCATCCGAGCCCTCGGCGTTCCGGCCCATCAGATCCTCACCGGTGGCGGTTGCCATCTGGATGCGCGCCAGATTGAAACCGGAATCGAGGATGCGGATTTCCCGGAGGTCGACATCCTGTTCATAGAGAACGTCGGCAACCTCATCTGCCCGACCACCTACGACCTCGGTGAAGACTTCAAGGTCGTCCTTCTGTCGGTGGCCGAGGGGGACGACAAGCCCGTCAAGTATCCGGCCATTTTCGCCCGCGCAGAGGTGGCGGTGATCACCAAGTCGGATCTGCTGCCGCACGTGCCGTTCGACCTGGCTTCGGTGAGATCCCAGATCAGCAGCCTCAACCCCAAAGGCACTGTTCTCGTCACGTCGTCGCTCGCGGGCGATGGGCTGGACGGATGGCTCGAGCTGCTTCGTGCCCGTCTCGCGGCCAAGAGGCAAGCGCGCGGGTGA
- a CDS encoding hydrogenase maturation nickel metallochaperone HypA codes for MGIAIEVYKTCRQTIDAHGGGRLQQARVAVGELSAVEPDLLAYAWEAVIEGGADSGAQLVIEWCPADQRCATCGESKDRATGSWMRLCPDCGMPLEVCGGDELDVIDLSFEAADAAG; via the coding sequence ATGGGAATTGCCATCGAGGTCTACAAGACCTGCCGCCAAACGATCGATGCGCACGGTGGCGGACGGCTGCAGCAGGCCCGCGTCGCCGTCGGAGAGCTGTCGGCCGTTGAGCCCGATCTCCTCGCCTACGCCTGGGAGGCCGTGATCGAGGGCGGAGCCGATTCCGGTGCGCAGCTGGTGATCGAGTGGTGTCCTGCCGACCAGCGCTGTGCCACCTGCGGCGAATCCAAGGACCGTGCAACCGGATCCTGGATGCGTTTGTGCCCTGACTGCGGCATGCCGCTCGAGGTCTGCGGAGGCGACGAGCTCGATGTCATCGATCTCAGCTTCGAAGCCGCTGATGCCGCGGGTTGA
- a CDS encoding NAD(P)-dependent oxidoreductase encodes MDLPRLIITGASGFIGRQLLDYFKDDFEIVGLARRSQSRCGAPVHKNISWHQVDIADRDALATTFHDIRKSGGANYVFHLAAHYDFTGEKHPEYWRTNVEGMRNVLEECRDLDLERLVFSSSVAVSSFPEKGEFLTEDSPPDGDHVYAVTKRMGEEMLAEFDDVPSCIIRLAALFSDWCEYAPLYIFLETWLSNVWNSHIIGGKGTTAIPYMHVREMGPFMRKLLELGDAIGQREIFIASPSETLSHKTLFDLANIDFHGQRQRPIFMPKTLARIGVWGRDLLGRVLGNRPFERPWMINFLDTDLAVDASNTYEKLGWRPRKRLLLQRRMPFMVEHRKVSPNEWHRLNRAAMKEVHLRPNLRINWLLEKHLDEICTQFLDQILSPGSATHFPSYQNVARDVLEWRFMILLRHLQSSIRTGDRGLFTTYCRDLAEKRLMQGFGVREVIGALLTVSALCVDTLLSDPDGEDLAGPIHDYLRMTVQFGCDQILEIYEEVGGEELEEEF; translated from the coding sequence ATGGACTTACCTCGTCTCATCATCACGGGCGCTTCCGGGTTCATCGGCCGTCAACTCCTCGACTACTTCAAGGATGACTTCGAGATCGTCGGCCTGGCCCGCCGATCTCAGTCCCGCTGCGGTGCACCCGTACACAAGAACATCTCGTGGCACCAGGTCGATATCGCAGATCGTGACGCTCTCGCCACAACGTTCCATGACATCCGGAAATCCGGCGGTGCCAATTACGTCTTCCACCTCGCCGCACACTACGATTTCACGGGAGAGAAGCACCCCGAGTACTGGCGCACCAACGTCGAAGGGATGCGCAACGTTCTCGAAGAGTGCCGGGACCTCGATTTGGAGCGCCTGGTCTTCAGCTCATCGGTCGCGGTATCCAGCTTCCCTGAAAAGGGCGAATTCCTCACCGAGGACAGCCCGCCAGACGGCGACCACGTCTATGCGGTCACGAAGCGGATGGGCGAGGAGATGTTGGCCGAGTTCGACGACGTTCCGTCCTGCATCATCCGCCTCGCAGCCCTCTTCTCGGACTGGTGTGAGTATGCTCCCCTCTACATCTTCCTCGAGACCTGGCTTTCAAACGTCTGGAACAGCCACATCATCGGCGGCAAAGGGACCACGGCGATTCCCTATATGCACGTCCGTGAAATGGGTCCATTCATGAGAAAGCTGCTCGAGCTCGGTGACGCTATCGGCCAGCGAGAGATCTTCATCGCCAGCCCCAGCGAAACCCTCTCCCACAAGACGCTCTTCGATCTCGCCAACATCGATTTTCACGGCCAACGGCAACGGCCGATCTTCATGCCGAAAACTCTTGCGAGAATCGGCGTCTGGGGTCGGGACCTTCTCGGGCGTGTGCTCGGAAATCGGCCGTTCGAGCGGCCATGGATGATCAACTTCCTCGACACCGATCTCGCGGTCGACGCCAGCAATACGTACGAGAAGCTGGGGTGGCGCCCGAGAAAACGGCTCCTCCTACAACGGCGGATGCCATTCATGGTGGAGCATCGCAAGGTCAGCCCGAATGAGTGGCACCGCCTCAACCGCGCGGCGATGAAGGAAGTCCACCTCCGGCCGAACCTTCGCATCAACTGGCTCCTCGAAAAGCACCTCGACGAGATCTGCACGCAGTTCCTCGACCAGATTTTGTCGCCGGGTTCCGCAACCCATTTCCCCTCCTACCAGAACGTCGCACGCGACGTCCTCGAGTGGCGGTTCATGATTCTCCTTCGCCACCTGCAAAGCTCGATCCGCACCGGCGACCGGGGCCTCTTCACAACCTACTGCCGTGACCTCGCCGAGAAGCGCCTGATGCAGGGCTTCGGTGTCCGCGAGGTGATCGGAGCCCTGTTGACGGTCAGCGCCCTGTGCGTCGACACCCTCCTCTCAGACCCGGATGGAGAGGATCTCGCCGGGCCGATCCACGACTACCTGCGGATGACCGTGCAATTCGGCTGCGACCAGATCCTCGAGATCTACGAGGAGGTCGGTGGCGAGGAGCTCGAAGAAGAGTTTTGA
- a CDS encoding hydrogenase maturation protease, which translates to MDDSKPIRILGVGNVLCTDDGLGPYAIKVLEAQYEFPQGVEVLDLGTPGLDFTPYLADARMVIVLDTIKGDEPAGTLKLLRDREIVAKPPPSRMSPHEPGLREAMMATEFADSNPEEILLIGVVPGSTEQGTRLTDPVRSSVQQVIETVVEELERLDSAPARRDPPAQPDIWWE; encoded by the coding sequence ATGGATGATTCGAAGCCCATCCGCATCCTCGGAGTCGGCAACGTGCTCTGCACAGACGACGGTCTGGGTCCGTACGCCATCAAGGTCCTCGAGGCACAGTACGAGTTTCCTCAGGGAGTCGAGGTATTGGATCTCGGCACACCCGGGCTCGACTTCACGCCCTATCTCGCCGACGCCCGAATGGTGATCGTGCTCGACACGATCAAGGGAGACGAGCCGGCGGGGACCTTGAAGTTGCTGCGCGATCGGGAAATTGTCGCCAAGCCGCCGCCCTCTCGTATGAGCCCTCACGAGCCGGGGCTTCGCGAGGCCATGATGGCGACGGAGTTTGCGGACAGCAACCCGGAGGAGATCCTTCTGATCGGTGTCGTGCCCGGAAGTACGGAGCAGGGCACCAGGCTGACCGATCCGGTTCGATCCTCAGTGCAGCAGGTCATCGAAACGGTGGTTGAAGAATTGGAACGGTTGGACAGCGCGCCGGCGCGACGCGATCCGCCGGCCCAACCCGATATCTGGTGGGAGTGA